Proteins encoded together in one Lathyrus oleraceus cultivar Zhongwan6 chromosome 5, CAAS_Psat_ZW6_1.0, whole genome shotgun sequence window:
- the LOC127085369 gene encoding 40S ribosomal protein S9-2: MVHVSFYRNYGKTFKKPRRPYEKERLDAELKLVGEYGLRCKRELWRVKYALSRIRNNARNLLTLDEKNPRRIFEGEALLRRMFRYGLLDETHNKLDYVLALTVENFLERRLQTLVFKSGMAKSIHHARVLIRQRHIRVGRQVVNIPSFMVRVDSQKHIDFSLTSPLGGGRPGRVKRKNLKAAAKNLIIFIITISLIDLHHFHHHYQSHRPW, encoded by the exons ATGGTTCACGTCTCCTTCTACCGCAACT ATGGGAAAACATTCAAGAAACCTCGTCGTCCATACGAGAAGGAGCGTTTAGACGCTGAGTTGAAGCTCGTCGGTGAGTACGGACTCAGGTGCAAACGTGAACTCTGGAGAGTGAAGTACGCTCTCAGTCGAATCAGGAACAATGCTAGAAACCTTCTCACTCTTGATGAGAAGAATCCTCGTAGGATTTTTGAAGGTGAAGCTTTGCTCCGAAGAATGTTTCGTTATGGGTTACTTGATGAGACACATAATAAGCTTGATTATGTTCTTGCTTTAACTGTTGAGAATTTTCTGGAACGTCGCCTTCAGACACTTGTTTTTAAATCTGGTATGGCGAAATCTATTCATCATGCTAGGGTTCTCATCAGACAGAGGCACATCAG ggttggAAGACAGGTTGTTAACATCCCATCTTTCATGGTGAGAGTTGACTCACAGAAGCATATTGACTTTTCACTAACAAGTCCCCTTGGTGGTGGACGTCCCGGAAGGGTGAAGCGAAAGAACCTCAAGGCTGCTGCCAAGAACCtcatcattttcatcatcacTATCAGTCTCATAGACCTacatcattttcatcatcacTATCAGTCTCATAGACCTTGGTAA